In the Streptomyces sp. 3214.6 genome, CCCGAGCGCGCAGCCGGACCTCCATCTGCAACCGCTCAGCCGGTCCGCCGCCGCCGAACTGCTCGACGCGGGTGCACCGGACCTGGCGGCACCGCTGCGGGCCCTCATCCTGGAGCGCGCCGCGGGCAACCCGCTGGCCCTGGTCGAGCTGCCCAAGACGGTGCAGGACAGCGCATCGCAGCTGGACGATCTGCCGCTGACCCAGCGGCTGGAGGACGCGTTCGCCGCGCGTACGGACTCGGCGAGCCCGGAGTGCCGAACGCTCCTGTTGGCCCTGGCCACCGAGCCCAGCGCACCACTGAACCGGCTGCTGGACGTGTCGAGTCGTCTGACGGGCACGACGGTTTCCGTGGACGCGGTGCAGGAGGCGGTCGACGCGGGCCTGGTCGGTCTGGTCGGCCGTAGCCTCGAGTTCCGGCATCCGCTGATGCGCTCGGCGATCTACACCCGCGCCACGGTCGCCGACCGGCTGGCCACCCACCGCGCCATCGCCGTGGCCATGGCCGACACACCCGAGCGCCGGCTCCTCCACCTGGCGGCCGCGACGCTGGGCCCGGACGAGGAACTCGCCGCCCAGCTGGAACGTTTCGCCGACACCGCGCTGGCCCGGGGCAAGGTGGCCTCCGCCGTGCCGGCCCTGCGCCAGGCGGCCGAGCTCGTCCAGGACTCGCGCCGCAGGACCGAAATCCTGGTCCGGGCGGTCGAGTCGGCCAGCGAGATCAATGACCGGGTTCGCACCCAGCTGTTGCTGGACCGGGCCGACATGAGCGAACTCGGCCCGCTGGAGCGGGCCCGCCTCATGGTCGTGTCCGACAAGGCGGCGTTCGAACCCGACGAGCCGCAGCGCCGGATCGAGGACATGGTGACCACAGCGGCCGGCGCGTTCGACGCAGGCGGCGTGCAGGTCGCCGAGAACCTGCTGTGGCGGGCGGCCGCCCGGTGCTTCTTCCAGGACGGCGACGCACGGGTGCGCACGCTGGCCGCGGCTGAGCTGGACCGATGGAACCCTGATCCGGACGCTCCCGTCGTGCTGACGGTACGGGCGTACACCGAACCGTTCCGGTACGGCGCCGAGGTGATCACACGGCTCGACAGCCTGCGGCCGGACCGCCTGGACGGCCGGATCATGCATTTCCTCGGCAGCGGCGCGATGGTCCTGGGCGACGCCACCCTCGCCGCCCGGTACCTGTCACTGGCGGCCGCGGCGTGGCGGTCGCAGGGCAGGCTCGGGCTGCTCGCCCGGTCACTTGCGGGCAGTTGGCCGCGGGTGTACCTCGGTCAGCTCGATCGGGCCCGCGAGGAGTCCGTCGAGGGACTCGCGCTGGCCGAGGAGACCGGGGAGTGGATCGTCTGGCTGGGGGTGAAGGCGACAGGGAGTCTGGTGGCGGCGCTGCGCGGGGAGACCGAGGGCGCGGAGCGGATGCTCGGCGAGCTGCGCGCCCACCGGCTGTTCCCCGGCATGCCTTTTGCCGCTGTCATGGCGCAGCAGGTAGAGGGCCTGCTCGCGCTCTTCGACGGCCGCGCGGCCGAGGCCTACGACGCACTCGCGCGCGCGTTCGATCCGACGGACCCGCATTACCACTCGGTCAGCCGCTGGCTGCTCGCACCGGACCTGGCGGACGCCGCAGTGGCCGCGGGCACCGTGCAGCGGGCCCGGGAACTACTGGACGGACTCCCCGAGCTGGCCGCCCGACTGCCCTCGGAAATGATGGTGGTGGCCCACGTCTACACCGAGGCGGTGCTGGCGCCGGACGACACGGCGGAAGAGCACTACGCCGCGGCACTGACCGCGTTGCCCGCCGGCTGGGCCCTGGCGCGGGCCCGGCTGCACCTGCACCACGGTCGTCGGCTGCGTCGGCAACGGCACAACGTCGAAGCCCGGAATCCGCTGCGCAGCGCCCGCGACGAGTTCGACCGGGTCGGCGCGCTGCCCTGGGCCGAGATGGCTCGCGAGCAGTTGCGTGCCGCCGGCGAGTCGAGCGGCCGGAGGCACGCGAACACCAGCGACCGGCTGTCGGCCCAGGAGATGCAGATCGCCGTGCTCGCGTCGCGGGGACTGAGCAACCGGGAGATCGGCCAGCGCCTGTTCATCTCGCACCGCACCGTCGGAGCCCACCTGTACCGCATCTATCCCCGCCTCGGTATCACCAGCCGGGGCAAGCTCGCTGCCGCGCTCGCCGCACTCCAGGACGGACACCCGGCGAGCGACCCGTCAGACGCCGACGCCGGGTGACTGCCTGAAATCGACGAGGACCAGCGGGCGTCCCGTTTCGCCCTCGCCTTGCACGCTCAAAGTCCATGGGGAACCGCCCTGACCAGCACCGTCACAGGGTGGGCGAGCCTGCTCAGTCGTTCTGCGGGCCCGCAGGCGAGCCGACTCGTCACGGTCGACCATGGGCACGGCGATCAGCAGACGGATTACCATACTCAGCGAACATTCCTGACAAGGGAGCTGCCATGGCGAGGCGCGGTGCACGGGCCGGGCTTCTCGGCAGGGAGAGGGAATGCAAGGCCCTCGACGATCTCGTGGCAGGTGCCAGAACCGGGCGCAGCGGTGTCCTGGTCCTGCGCGGTGAGCCCGGGATCGGCAAGACCGAGCTGCTGAGACATCTCCTCGGTCGTGCCACCGGATGTCGCACCATCAGAGCGGCCGGCGTCCAGTCCGAGATGGAACTCTCCTACGCCGGCCTGCACCAGCTCTGCGCTCCTCTGCTCAGCGGGCTCGACCAGCTGCCCGAGCCTCAGCGTGATGCGCTCGGCACGGCTTTCGGTCTGCGCGCCGGCGCCGCGCCCGACCGGTTCCTCGTGGGTCTGGCCACCCTGAGTCTCATCGCGGACGCCGGCGGTGACCAGCCGCTCGTCTGCATTGTCGACGACGCGCAGTGGCTGGACAAGGCGTCCGCGCTGACCTTGGAGTTCGTGGCCCGCCGACTGCTCGCAGAATCGGTTGTGCTTGTCTTCGCCGTCCGTGAACCCGGTGCCTGCCATACGTTCGGCAGCCTTCCCGAGCTGTCACTCACGGGACTGATCGAGCGTGACTCCCGGACACTGCTCGACTCGGTCGTCACCGGTCCGCTGGATGAACGGGTGCGCGACCGCATCGTCGCCGAGTCACGCGGCAACCCGCTGGCCCTGCTCGAGCTGCCGCGCGGGTTGACCACGGCGGAGATGGCCGGAGGGTTCGGGCGTCCGGACGCATGGCCGTTGTCGAGCCAGATCGAGCAGGGGTTCCTCCGCCGTGTTCAGGCGCTTCCGTCCGAGACCCGACGCCTGCTGTTCATCGCCGCCGCGGAACCGCTGGGCGACGTGACACTGCTGAGGCGCGCGGCCGGCCGCCTCGGGATCGACGCCGACATCGCCGTGTCGCACGAAGGCGTGGCGGACCTGATCACACTCGGCACCCGGGTGCGGTTCCGGCACCCGCTGGTGCGCTCGGCGGCCTATCGAGCGGCGGGCCCGAGCGAACGTCGAGAGGTGCACAGGGCGCTGGCCGACGTCACCGATGCCCGGCTCGACCCCGACCGCCGGGCCTGGCACCTGGCCGACGCGGCCTCGGGGCCCGACGAGACAGTGGCCGCCGCACTGGAGCGCTCCGCGGACCGGGCCTACGCACGCGGCGGCATCGCCGCGGCCGCCGCCTTCCTCCAGCGTGCGACCGCGCTGACACAGGATCCCGCGCGACGCGCACAGCGCGCGGTGGACGCAGCACAGGCGAAACTCCACGCCGGGGCGTTCGAGCCGGCCGCCAGCCTCCTCGCCACGGCGGCGGCCGGACCCCTCGACGAACTGGGCCGAGCGCGGATCGAGGTGCTGCGCGCCGGGATCGCGTTCGCCCAGAACCGCGGCGGCGAGGCCCCGCAACTGCTGCTCGCCGCCGCTCGCCGGTTCGGCCGGCTCGACGATGTCGCACTCGCTCGTGAGACCTACCTGGACGCCATGGCGGCGGCGATATTCGCCGGCCGCCTGGCGCGCGGCCCAGGACTGCTGGAGGTGGCCGAGGCCGCCCGTGAGGCCCCGCCGGCACGGCAGCCACAGGTGTCCGACCTGGTCCTGGACGCCCTCGCCGTGCGAGTCGCCGACGGTTCCCCGGCCTCGGCGTCGATGATGGAGCACGCACTCGAAGCACTCTGCGACGAGCGGCTTCCCGTACAGGAGCAGCTGCGCCGGCTGTGGCTCGCGTCCGTCATCGCCTCGGATCTGTGGGACGACGAGCGCTGGCACGCGGCCGCGACCCGTCATGTGACGGTCACCCGCGAGGCCGGAGCGCTCAGCGCTCTCCCCGACGCACTCGACTCCCGCGCGTTCGTGCACCTCATCGCCGGGGAACTGGCGGCGGCCGAGAGGTTGATCGAGGAGATCGAGGCGGTGTGCGCGGCAACCGGCAACAGCGACCCGGGACGTGTGGGCCCCCTCGGCCTGGCCGTCTGGCGTGGTCGTGAGGGAGAGGCACGCACGTTGATCGACGCGGCCCTGGCCGAGGCGGTGCCGCGGGGCCAGGGAGCCGTTGTCACCGTCACACGCTGGTACGAGGCGGTGCTCTGCAACGGGCTCGGCCAGTACGCGCAGGCGCTGGCCGCGGCCCGGGAGGCAGCGGCCGAGCAGCGGGAGTTCTCCTCGCCGCGATGGGGCTTGGTCGAGCTGATCGAGGCGGCCGTACGGAGCGGCTCACCCGAGTCGGCCACCGACGCGCTGGAGCAACTCTCGGAGGTGACGCGAGCCAGCGGCACCGACTGGGCGCTGGGCGTGGAAGCGCGCTCGCGGGCGCTGCTCAGCGAGGGCGACTCCGCGGAGCGGCTCTACCGTGAGGCGATCGAGCGGCTCGCACGGACCCGGGTCCGCATGGAACTCGCCCGTGCACATCTGCTGTACGGGGAGTGGTTGCGCCGCGAGAACCGCCGCTCTGATGCCCGTGCCCAACTGGACGTCGCACACGAGATGTTCAGCCGGTTCGGGGCGGAGGCGTTCGCCGAACGCGCGCGAGGCGAGTTGCAGGCGACGGGGGCGAAGGTCCGCACCCACGCGGTCGCGACGCCCACGGCTCTCACCTCGCAGGAGGCGCAGATCGCCCGACTCGCCGGGCAAGGGCTCACGAACCCCGAGATCGGCGCCCAGTTGTTCATCAGCCGGCACACAGTCGAGTGGCACCTCCGCAAGGTGTTCTCGAAGCTCAGCATCTCTTCCCGCCGGGAGATCCGTGCCATCCAGTTCGAAGACGAGGCGACATCGGCCTGATCCGCGACTGGAGTGACCCCGAAATCCGAGACCTGGACGTTGGGCACCTCGTATCCAGGGGGTCCTCACGGACATGGGCCGGAGCGGCCTTGAGGCGCGAGGCGCTGGAGTTCTCTGCGTCTTCGGGGTGGCGGTCAGGCCGGGCGCTTCTGGCTCTCGACAGGACACCGTCTTAGTCCCGGTCTGCAGCGGACACGTTGTTCGACCCACCAGGCCCACCAGGCACCCGAGGTACACCGGGAGAGGCATCCGGCCGGTTCCAGAGGCGCAGTTTGTCGGGGTTCAGAACGGCCCAGACCTGGACGACGTGATGGCCGGCGATGTCGAAGCTGATCACGGCGGCGACCTGGCCGTCGTAGCGCACGACGATTGCCGTCCGGCCGTTGACGGAGTGGAGGTCCAGTGCGGTACGGGGGCGGTGGGAGAGCAGAGTGAGCAGGCTGCGGGCGACCTTCAGGGCACCGTGGACCGGCCGGTCCAGAGCCCGCACCTTGCCACCGCCGTCGAAGAAGGCCGTGGCGTCGGGGGCCAGCAGAGATGACAGGAGGGCCGAGTCCTCCGCGGCGCAGGCCTCACGGACCGCCCGGACCATCCGGTCGTGCTGCTGCGGCATGGTGGGACTCGAACGCCTGGTTAGCAGGGTGCGACGGGCCCGTTCGGCGAGTTCGGTACATTCCCGTTCCGTCCGGCCCACGATCTCGGCGACCACCTGTGGCGCCATCCCGAAAACATCATTGAGGACGAACGCTGCCCGCTCGGTCGGGGACAGGGAATCCAACGCGTTCAGCAGAACCTCGCTGACCTCGTCCGTCAAAGACGGACAAGCCCTCACCGTCGTATCACCGGCTGTCCCTGCCGCGCCCGGTTCTCGACGCTCGGGCAGGGCCAGGCACGTCAGGCAGATGGCGCCCGCCGTCTTCACCAGCCAGGAGAGCGGCTCCGCGATCCGCGCCCTATCCGGATCGGACAGGCCGTACCACCGCCGGTAGGTCTCGGTAACGACTTTGTCGGCATCAGGACCTGTGCCCACCATCCAATAGGCGACGGCCAGCAGGTGCTGCCGCTCGTCGAGCATCTCAGCGATTGGCACCGCGTCATCGGCCTGGTCCATACGGCATCTTCCCTCTCACACGGCAGTCCATCGCCTACACCGCGACGTCTCGGCCGACGTCCGGAACGGCCTCGGTGGACCGAGCGCGCTGTCCCGACCTGTCGTGTCCAACGTTCTGGTCACGCTGTTCTCGACAGTGCAGACCGGACAGGCATGAACCATGTGACACGGGCAGTGACGCGGGGGAGGAAAGCGCCTGCGAACGCGCTGGGTGACGTTGAGATGCGGGCGAGTGCATGCCCCCCGGTGGGCCGACACGCGACTGGCTGAGTGGCGACCCGTATGGGACAGGGACCGGCCGGGCCCGCATCGTCTCGAGCCCGCGGCGACGAGGGGCACATGTCACACATTCGATGAGCGTCCTGTCATAAGGGCGAAAGGCGGTAAGTGCGACTGTCGAGTCAACCGACCGTCCCCGCCCGGCGGTTGGCACCCGGCACGTACACGTTGCCGGCCGGCCTCCTACCTGGTTTCCGCGTCGCAGCAACGATGCTGACCGCGCCGCCGTACACGGCTCCAGCCCCGCCTCAGCAGTGGGCTGCCGTGGGCCGCCGACCATCAGCGCCGCGCTCCTTCCACCAGAAGTCGGCGCGTCTGCGCAACCTCGAAAGGTGTCTGCCTATGTTCCGCTCATCCCTCGCCCGCCGGTCCCGTACCTCGCTCACCGTTGTCGCCGGGGCCAGCATCGCCGCGGGCCTGCTGGTCACCGCGGTCGCCCCCGCCTCCGCCGACAAGGGTGTCCACGTACGGAGTCCCAAGCCCACCGTCGTCCTGGTCCACGGTGCTTTCGCCGACTCCACCAGCTGGAACGACGTCATCAAGGAGCTTCGCCACGACGGTTATCCGGTCATCGCGGTCGCCAACCCGCTGCGGTCCCTGAGCGGCGACTCCGCCTATCTGAAGGACGTCCTGGCGGGCATCGACGGTCCCATCGTTCTGGCCGGGCACTCCTACGGCGGCTCCGTCATCAGCAACGCGGCCACCGGCAACAAGAACGTCAAGGCGCTGGTCTACCTCGCCGCCTTCCTCCCCGAGAAGGGCGAGAGCGCGGCCGACCTGTCGGGCAAGTTCCCCGGCAGCACCCTCGGCGAAGCCCTCCGCTCCGTGCCGTTCACGGAGGCGGACGGCTCCCAGGGCGCCGACCTCTACATCCAGAACGACAAGTTCCGTCACCAGTTCGCCGCCGACGTGCCCCGTAACAAGACCGACCTGATGGCCGTCACGCAGCGACCTGTCACCAACGCCGCCCTGGCCGAGGGTGCGGCCGAGCCGGCCTGGAAGACCATTCCCTCCTGGGTCCTGGTTGCCACGCAGGACCTCAACATCCCGCCCAGGGCTCAGGAGTTCATGGCCGAGCGGGCAGGCGCACACACCACGGAGGTCCGCTCGTCGCACGCGGTGAGCGTTTCGCAGCCCGGAAGGGTCACCGACGTCATCGAGGACGCCGCGCACTCGGTGCGCTGACGTCTCTTACGTACTCGGTCAGGGGATCGGGACGGACCGGACGGTCCGTCCCGATCCCCTGCAGCCCGTTGCCGGCCCTTCGCGAGCGGGCCCCGTCACAGGTCGGGGACGGCGAGAACCCTTCCGACCTGGATGGGCACACCACAACGGCCGGTGCCGGACAAGTGTCTCGGTACCGGCCGTCGTGCGGTCCAGTCGCGCGGGAGCGGATCCCGAGCCCTGGCCGTTCGCCGGTTCTACTTCCCCTGCTGCGCGATCCAGTCGCTGAATCGCGTCTCGCCGAGGCGCGCGTCCGGACCGGGCAGCAGCGTCTTCTCCTCCAACTGGGCCCCGAAGTAGGGGGCCTTGGGGTCGGAGACGACCGTGCGCGGGTCGTTCTTGGCGGCCAGGCCCTTGCGGATCAGCTCGTCCAGCTGGAACGTGTCAGGTCCGGCGACCTCGACGACACCCCCCACCGGCTCACCGACGGCAGTGCGGCCCACCGCGGCGGCGACGTCGTCGGAGTAGATGGGCTGGATCGCGATGGGGGCAAGGTGCACCGTGTTGTCGTCCTTGGTGGCGGAGTCCGCGATGCCCTTCATGAACTCGAAGAACTGGGTGGCGTGCACGATGGAGAACGGAACACCGGACTCCCTGATCAGCTCCTCCTGCGCCTGCTTGGCACGGAAGTAACCACTCTCCTGGAGCCGCTCCGTGCCCACCACGGACAGCGCGACGTGGTGCGTGACACCGGCCTCCTTCTCCGCCTTGAGCAGATTCGTGGTGGAGGTGCGGAAGAAGTCCATGACCGCGTCGTCCGCGAACGAGGGGGAGTTGGACACGTCCACCACTACCTGAGCGCCCTGCAGAACCTCGGCCAGGCCCTCGCCCGTCAGGGTGTTCACCCCGGTGTAGGGCGCGGCCGGAACCGCCTCGTGGCCGTGCTCGGTGAGCTTGCCGACCACCTTGGAGCCGATGAGACCGGTTCCGCCGACAACTACAACCTTCATGATGATTCCTCCTCGACTATTGGGGTTTGCGTACCAGTAGTGACAGGACAGGGGGAGGTATGTGTGACATGGCACCGGGCGCATCATGTGCGGCGCGTCGTGTCACGCAGGCCCGGGTTGCGGCACCTCGCCGTTCACTGGTCGAGGCCGTAGCGCGCGCGGGCCTGCGCGACGGTCTCTGGGGTGACCTGCCCGGTCCTGGCCAGCCGGTACAGCGCCGTCACCACGATGGACTCGGCGTCCACCCGGAAGTGGCGGCGCACGTCCGCACGGGTGTCGGAGAGACCGAAACCGTCGGTGCCCAGGGAGTAGTAGTCCTGCTCGACCCACTGGCTGATCTGGTCGGGTACCTGCCGCATCCAGTCGCTGACGGCCAGCACCGGGCCCGGCGCACCCGCCAGTGCCCGGGTGACGTACGGGGTGCGCTCCTCGCCGCGCATGCGGGCGGCGTCGGTGTGCATCGCGTCACGCCGCAGCTCGGTCCAGGACGTCACCGACCACACGTCGGCGTGTACGTTCCAGTCGGAGGCGAGGAGTTCCTGGGCTCGGAGTGCCCAGTGGATGGCCGTACCGGAGGACAGCAGTTGGAGCCGGGGGCCGGTCGCGGTGGGCTCGGCGGGCCGGAACCGGTAGATGCCCCGGACGATGCCCTCCTCGATACCCGGTACCGCCGGCATGGCCGGCTGGTGCTTGGGCTCGTTGTACACGGTCAGGTAGTAGAAGACGTTCTCCGGCTGCTCGCCGTACATCCGGCGCAGACCGTCCCGGACGATCACCGCGATCTCGAAGGCGAACGCCGGGTCGTAACTGATCACCGCCGGGTTGGTGGAGGCCAGCAAGTGCGAGTGTCCGTCGCCGTGTTGCAGCCCCTCACCGGTCATGGTGGTGCGTCCGGCGGTGCCACCGACGACGAAGCCGCGGCCCATCTGGTCGCCCAGCGCCCAGAACTGGTCGCCGGTGCGCTGGAAACCGAACATCGCGTAGAAGATGTAGAACGGGATCATCGGCTCACCGTGCGTGGCGTACGACGTCGCCGCGGCGGCGAACTCGGCCACGGAACCCGCTTCGGTGATGCCCTCGATGATCAGCTGCCCGGTCTTGCTCTCCTTGTAGTAGAGCAGTTGGCCGGCGTCGACCGGGTCGTAGTTCTGGCCCAGCGGTGAGTAGATCCCGGCCGTGGGGAACATCGACTCCATGCCGAATGTACGGGCCTCGTCGGGGATGATCGGCACCCAGCGCGCCCCGGTCCGCTGGTCCCGCATCAGGTCCTTGACCAGGCGGACCAGCGCCATCGTGGTGGCGACCTCCTGATGGCCGAAGCCCTTCTCCAGCGACTCGAAGGGCTTGGCGGACGGCTCCGGCAGCGGTTTGGCGATCACCCGGCGAACGGGAAGGGGGCCGCCCAGCGCCGCCCGCCGCTCATGCAGGTACCGCACCTCCGGCGAGTTCTCCCCCGGGTGCCAGAACGGCACCTGCTCACCGGCGAGCGCGCTGTCGGGGATGGGAAGCTCCAGCAGGTCGCGCATCTCACGGAACTGCTCCATCGTGAGCTTCTTCATCTGGTGGTTGGCGTTGCGGGACTCGATCGCCGAACCGAGGGTATGACCCTTGACCGTCTGGGCGAGGACCACCGTCGGCGCGCCTCGGCGCTCCACGGCGGCCCGGTAGGCGGCGTACACCTTCAACGGCTCGTGGCCGCCGCGGGAGTTCTCGAACAGCTCGACGACCTGGGCGTCGCTCAGGGAGGCGGAGACGGCGGAGAGAGCATCGCCGGTGAAGAAGTTCTTGCGGATGTAGGCGGCGTCCCGCGCGGCGAAGGTCTGCATCTGCGCGTCGGGCACCTCGCCCAGGCGCCGCACCAGGTCCCCGGTGGTGTCCTGGTTCAACAGCGGGTCCCATGCTTCGCCCCACAACGTCTTGACCACGTTCCAGCCGCTGCCGCGGAACCGGGCCTCCAGCTCCTGAACGATCTTGGAATTCGACCGGACCGGCCCGTCCAGGCGCTGCAGGTTGCAGTTGATGACGAAGGTGAGATTGTCCAGGCCCTCGCGGGACGCCAGCGTGAGGGCGGCGATCGACTCCGGCTCGTCCATCTCCCCGTCGCCCAGGAACGCCCACACCCGTGAGGCGGAGGTGTCCTTGATGCCGCGAGCCTGGAGGTAGCGGTTGAACCGGGCCTGGTAGATCGCGCCAAGCGGACCCAACCCCATGGACACCGTCGGGAACTCCCACAGCCACGGCAGCCGGCGCGGGTGCGGGTATGACGGCAGGCCGTGGCCGCCGGCCTCCCTGCGGAAGGCGTTCAGTTGCTCCGTGCTCAGGCGCCCCTCGAGAAAGACCCGGGCGTAGATGCCCGGCGAGGCATGCCCCTGCAGGAACAGCTGATCACCCGAGCCGTCACCGTCCTTGCCCCGGAAGAAGTGGTTGAACCCGATCTCGTAGAGCCAGGCCGCAGACGCGTAGGTGGAGATGTGGCCGCCCAGTCCCAGACGCGAACCGCGGGTGACCATCGCCGCCGCGTTCCACCGGTTGAGCGCGGTGATCCTGGATTCCATCTCCAGGTCCCCGTCGAACTCCGGCTGCGCGGAGGCCGGGACGGTGTTGATGTAGTCCGAGGACAGCAGCCCCGGCAGGGACATCCCGGACCGCGCCGCGAACTCGTGCACCCGTCGCATCAGGTACACCGCCCGCTCCGGCCCGGCGTTCCGCACCACAGCGTCGAGGGAGGCCTGCCATTCGGCGGTCTCCTCGCGGTCACGGTCGGGTATCTGGTCGAGCTCACTGATCGCAGAGGACTCAGTGGGCCGGGACGGATCACTCATGGCAGCCTTCCTGTCGCGGCGTGGAGAAGAGGGGAATGCCGGCTGCGGAAAGGGTCGGTGTCGCACAGACGGCCGGCCGGCGGGCACGGGCGGCGACAGGTGCCGCCGCCCTGGTGGGGGCAACGTACGTTGAGCTACTGGGTCAACCTGTGGTGGTCCGAGTCGTGCTCGGCCCGGAGGGCGTCCGCTCAGCGGGCACGACGCCGACGAACGCAAGAACCCCGGACAGCGGCATATGGCGACACGGCGACCTGAACGATCCCCACCCCGTGGTCGCGGAGCCCGGAGACGGCCCTCGCAGCGATGAGCCGGCGGAACCTGTCACGACGACTCCCATCCGAACCTCTGTGAGAGGCTCGGGATCGAGGCCGCTGATCACGCTGCTACTCGACGAAGTACGAGTCGTGCCTGTCGAAGAACGCGGCACGCTCCTCCTCCGAGGCGTGCGCCAGCTGCGACACCTGCTCGAAGTACTCCTCACGTGGTGCGCCCGGTGTGAACAGCAGCAGCATGTCGGCCGGGGCGTCGGAGTCGTTTCGGAAGGCGTGCAGACCGCCCTGGGGCACATGCAGGAAATCACCCTTGCGCGTGTCGACCCACTGCACACCGTCGAACACACGCACCGTGCCGTCCAGGATGTAGAACGACTCCGAGATCCGCTTGTGGAAGTGCTTCTTGGGTCCGCCCGCCTTCGGCCTCATCTCCACCCGGTACAGGCCGAACTCACCCCGCGTGGTGTCAGTGGTCGCCAGATAGTGGGTGGCGTCCTTCCCGGTTCCGCTCTCGCCGATGGCCGGTGGTGTGGTGGCAGGCCGGTAGACGGCGCTGACCTCGCCGTCCTCTCCCCAGTACTTCTGCTCCGGATACGGGTACGACATGTCGCGATTCCTTTCCTGCGACGCACACGCGGTGAGGCGCCGGCGCGGGCCGCTGAAGAGCGGTCCTCTCAACAGTGAGACCGATGAACACCCATCGATGTGACACGGGGCGCCCCAGGACGAGACGTCAGTCGACGACGTGGTGATGGGCGAACCGGGACACCAGCGGGGGCTCCATCAGCCAGCCGTGCGCCCGCCCGCGCAGTGGATGACGGGCCGTGTCGGCCTTCCGCAGCGTGCCGAAGGCCACCAACGCGCCGATGGCCAACAGGCCCGCACACAGCGGCATGGCCCGGCTGAACGAGGCGCCGAAGGCGGCACCTGATCGGTAGGCGTCCGGCCCCATCCCCACCAGCAGCGGCAGCGCTGCCACGGAGACCAGGCCGGAGGCGCGGGCCGCGGCGTTGTTGATGCCGCTCGCCAGCCCGGCGTTCGCGGCCTCCACCGACGACAGCAGGGTGACGCTCAGCGGGGCGACCATGATGACCATGCCGGTGCCCATCACCATCAGCGCGGGCAGCACGTCGTGGAGGTAGGACGTGCCGGGGCCGACCCGCAGCATCATCAGCATGCCGGCCCCGCACACCAGCGGGCCGACGGTGAGGGGGATCCGCGGCCCCAGCCGTTGGGCGAGCATGCCGGAGTGGGACGAGAACAGCACCATCAGCACCGTATTGGGCAACATGGCCGCGCCGGCTGCCAGCGCCGAGTACCCGACGACGATCTGCAACTGCAGAGCGGTCAGGAAGAAGAACCCGCCCGTGCCCGCGTACACGCACAGCGTGATCAGGTTGACCGAGCGGAACTGGCGGGACGAGAAGATCGACAACGGCATCATCGGGTCGTTGCTGCGTCCCTCCACCACAAGGAACGCGAAGCCCGCCACGGCGCTTCCCACGGCCGCGGCCAGGACCACCGGTCCGCCGTCCCGGGCCTCGGTCAGTGCGTAGGTGGCCAGGGCGAGCGTCACAGCGCCCAGCACGGCGCCGGGGATGTCGAAGCCGAGCCGCCCTCTGCCACCGACGCCGACTGCGGGACTGTCCCGCCGGGGCGTGCCCACGGACTCCGGGACATGACGT is a window encoding:
- a CDS encoding alpha/beta fold hydrolase — encoded protein: MFRSSLARRSRTSLTVVAGASIAAGLLVTAVAPASADKGVHVRSPKPTVVLVHGAFADSTSWNDVIKELRHDGYPVIAVANPLRSLSGDSAYLKDVLAGIDGPIVLAGHSYGGSVISNAATGNKNVKALVYLAAFLPEKGESAADLSGKFPGSTLGEALRSVPFTEADGSQGADLYIQNDKFRHQFAADVPRNKTDLMAVTQRPVTNAALAEGAAEPAWKTIPSWVLVATQDLNIPPRAQEFMAERAGAHTTEVRSSHAVSVSQPGRVTDVIEDAAHSVR
- a CDS encoding SDR family oxidoreductase codes for the protein MKVVVVGGTGLIGSKVVGKLTEHGHEAVPAAPYTGVNTLTGEGLAEVLQGAQVVVDVSNSPSFADDAVMDFFRTSTTNLLKAEKEAGVTHHVALSVVGTERLQESGYFRAKQAQEELIRESGVPFSIVHATQFFEFMKGIADSATKDDNTVHLAPIAIQPIYSDDVAAAVGRTAVGEPVGGVVEVAGPDTFQLDELIRKGLAAKNDPRTVVSDPKAPYFGAQLEEKTLLPGPDARLGETRFSDWIAQQGK
- the aceE gene encoding pyruvate dehydrogenase (acetyl-transferring), homodimeric type, producing the protein MSDPSRPTESSAISELDQIPDRDREETAEWQASLDAVVRNAGPERAVYLMRRVHEFAARSGMSLPGLLSSDYINTVPASAQPEFDGDLEMESRITALNRWNAAAMVTRGSRLGLGGHISTYASAAWLYEIGFNHFFRGKDGDGSGDQLFLQGHASPGIYARVFLEGRLSTEQLNAFRREAGGHGLPSYPHPRRLPWLWEFPTVSMGLGPLGAIYQARFNRYLQARGIKDTSASRVWAFLGDGEMDEPESIAALTLASREGLDNLTFVINCNLQRLDGPVRSNSKIVQELEARFRGSGWNVVKTLWGEAWDPLLNQDTTGDLVRRLGEVPDAQMQTFAARDAAYIRKNFFTGDALSAVSASLSDAQVVELFENSRGGHEPLKVYAAYRAAVERRGAPTVVLAQTVKGHTLGSAIESRNANHQMKKLTMEQFREMRDLLELPIPDSALAGEQVPFWHPGENSPEVRYLHERRAALGGPLPVRRVIAKPLPEPSAKPFESLEKGFGHQEVATTMALVRLVKDLMRDQRTGARWVPIIPDEARTFGMESMFPTAGIYSPLGQNYDPVDAGQLLYYKESKTGQLIIEGITEAGSVAEFAAAATSYATHGEPMIPFYIFYAMFGFQRTGDQFWALGDQMGRGFVVGGTAGRTTMTGEGLQHGDGHSHLLASTNPAVISYDPAFAFEIAVIVRDGLRRMYGEQPENVFYYLTVYNEPKHQPAMPAVPGIEEGIVRGIYRFRPAEPTATGPRLQLLSSGTAIHWALRAQELLASDWNVHADVWSVTSWTELRRDAMHTDAARMRGEERTPYVTRALAGAPGPVLAVSDWMRQVPDQISQWVEQDYYSLGTDGFGLSDTRADVRRHFRVDAESIVVTALYRLARTGQVTPETVAQARARYGLDQ
- a CDS encoding cupin domain-containing protein; amino-acid sequence: MSYPYPEQKYWGEDGEVSAVYRPATTPPAIGESGTGKDATHYLATTDTTRGEFGLYRVEMRPKAGGPKKHFHKRISESFYILDGTVRVFDGVQWVDTRKGDFLHVPQGGLHAFRNDSDAPADMLLLFTPGAPREEYFEQVSQLAHASEEERAAFFDRHDSYFVE
- a CDS encoding MFS transporter — encoded protein: MTSSPSPSPDDRGPLRIASARGRWTLLATVLGSSVVMLGSTVTNVALPHIGADFDADLGVLQWTANAYMLTLAALILLGGSLGDRFGRRRLFVMGIVWFAVASLLCGLAPDTTTLITARALQGVGGALITPGSLAIIEASFHPDDRPRAIGLWSGFGGIGAALGPFVGGWLVDGPGWRWTFLLSAVPALLCLPVALRHVPESVGTPRRDSPAVGVGGRGRLGFDIPGAVLGAVTLALATYALTEARDGGPVVLAAAVGSAVAGFAFLVVEGRSNDPMMPLSIFSSRQFRSVNLITLCVYAGTGGFFFLTALQLQIVVGYSALAAGAAMLPNTVLMVLFSSHSGMLAQRLGPRIPLTVGPLVCGAGMLMMLRVGPGTSYLHDVLPALMVMGTGMVIMVAPLSVTLLSSVEAANAGLASGINNAAARASGLVSVAALPLLVGMGPDAYRSGAAFGASFSRAMPLCAGLLAIGALVAFGTLRKADTARHPLRGRAHGWLMEPPLVSRFAHHHVVD